In Chaetodon trifascialis isolate fChaTrf1 chromosome 2, fChaTrf1.hap1, whole genome shotgun sequence, one DNA window encodes the following:
- the cpz gene encoding carboxypeptidase Z, with the protein MHFGLSVLFLFFTKSCWCAPQQTCHPGDEFLGRCSNNAFEEKPTCTELNLGYCNDMEYSRTIFPNILGHRSRFEAESGPEYLLLSVIHGLLNGECSPEIRLVGCSVLASPCQNDKMIKPCRSTCDALRKDCAHAFEAIEMAWPYFLDCDRFFASDEEGCVDPLAGLKARQELAMSSLSPEEPSTIIQFTYTSNAQMYSLLKRTAAKCSHISNVYSIGRSTEGRDLLVIEFTNNPGQHELLEPEIKLVGNMHGNEVLGRQLLIYLAQYLCSEYILGNPRIQTLINTTRIHILASMNPDGYELAASEVEDSNDPELSNQEGHLLNGWTNGRTNAQNIDLNRNFPDLTSVFYRNRRSRHYRIDHIPIPDAYWFGKVAPETYAVMKWLRSLPFVQSASLHGGELVISYPFDFSRDVHEERMFSPTPDEQVFKQLARTYADAHETMSNNDTDRCGASFYRTRGIINGALWYSFAGGMSDFNYLHTNCLEITVELGCDKFPSEVELYPEWKRNKEALLSFMESVHRGIKGVVKDLDGNGIKGATISVRGIRKDVTTADDGDYWRLLNPGTHILTATAKGFSRVSKRIYLPHNMNKAGRVDFVLEKVPVEPNIDDHLFPTVDTWDRFDPYNQFERFSEPDVGEGGIERQEKPWWWNYFSQSGISPPNWLLRNV; encoded by the exons ATGCATTTCGGACTTTCGgtgctctttctcttctttacGAAAAGTTGTTGGTGCGCCCCTCAGCAGACTTGTCATCCCGGAGACGAGTTTTTGG GAAGATGCAGCAACAACGCGTTTGAAGAAAAAC CGACCTGCACGGAGCTGAACCTGGGCTACTGTAATGATATGGAATACTCCAG AACCATATTCCCTAACATCCTTGGCCACCGCAGTCGCTTCGAGGCAGAGTCAGGACCAGAGTACCTCCTCCTGAGCGTCATCCATGGCCTGCTCAATGGGGAGTGCTCCCCAGAGATACGACTCGTAGGCTGCTCGGTGCTCGCCTCGCCCTGCCAGAATGACAAGATGATCAAACCCTGCCGCAGCACATGCGATGCGCTGAGGAAGGACTGTGCGCATGCCTTTGAGGCCATCGAAATGGCCTGGCCCTACTTCCTAGATTGTGACCGCTTCTTTGCCAGTGACGAGGAGGGCTGTGTTGACCCCCTGGCAGGGCTGAAAG CCAGACAGGAGCTAGCAATGTCCAGCCTCTCTCCTGAAGAACCCAGCACCATCATCCAGTTCACCTACACCTCCAATGCCCAGATGTACAGCTTACTAAAGAGAACAGCAGCCAAGTGCTCCCATATCTCTAATGTCTACAGCATCGGACGCAGCACAGAAGGCAGGGACCTCCTGGTTATTGAGTTCACCAACAACCCAGGGCAACACGAGCTAT TGGAGCCAGAGATCAAGCTGGTGGGCAACATGCATGGCAACGAGGTGCTGGGCCGCCAGCTGCTCATCTACCTGGCCCAGTACCTGTGTTCAGAGTACATTCTGGGGAACCCACGAATTCAGACTCTCATCAACACCACCCGCATCCATATTCTAGCCTCCATGAATCCAGATGGTTATGAGTTGGCCGCCTCAGAGGTAGAGGATAGCAATGATCCGGAGCTCAGCAACCAGGAA GGACACTTGTTAAACGGTTGGACCAATGGTCGCACCAACGCTCAGAATATTGACCTGAACCGCAATTTTCCGGACCTCACCTCCGTTTTCTACCGGAACCGCCGCAGCAGGCACTACCGCATTGACCACATCCCAATTCCTGACGCCTACTGGTTTGGCAAG GTGGCACCAGAGACCTATGCAGTGATGAAGTGGCTCAGGTCACTACCTTTCGTTCAGTCTGCCAGCCTCCATGGCGGGGAGCTGGTGATCTCCTATCCCTTTGACTTCTCCAGAGATGTGCATGAGGAGAGGATGTTCTCACCCACCCCAGATGAGCAG GTCTTCAAGCAGCTGGCTCGTACCTATGCGGACGCTCATGAAACCATGTCAAACAATGACACAGACAGGTGTGGGGCCTCCTTTTACCGTACCAGGGGCATCATCAATGGCGCATTGTGGTACAGTTTTGCTGGTG GTATGTCAGACTTCAACTACTTGCATACTAATTGTCTGGAGATCACCGTGGAGCTCGGCTGTGACAAATTCCCCTCAGAGGTCGAGCTTTACCCAGAATGGAAGCGAAATAAGGAGGCTCTGCTCAGTTTTATGGAGTCT GTCCATCGAGGGATAAAGGGAGTCGTTAAAGACCTTGATGGAAATGGGATAAAAGGTGCAACTATCTCCGTCAGGGGAATTAGGAAAGATGTCACCACAG CTGACGATGGAGACTACTGGCGCCTGCTAAACCCTGGTACTCACATCCTGACAGCCACAGCCAAGGGTTTCTCCAGGGTCAGCAAGAGGATTTATCTGCCTCACAACATGAACAAGGCCGGACGTGTTGACTTTGTCTTGGAGAAG GTTCCCGTGGAGCCCAATATCGATGACCACCTCTTCCCCACAGTAGACACGTGGGATCGATTTGACCCCTACAATCAGTTTGAGCGCTTCAGCGAGCCAGATGTAGGTGAGGGAGGGATAGAGCGGCAGGAGAAACCATGGTGGTGGAACTACTTCTCCCAGTCTGGCATCTCACCTCCAAACTGGCTTCTGCGAAATGTCTAG
- the gpr78a gene encoding G-protein coupled receptor 26, with amino-acid sequence MSIPEFLLEVSIVVIAVVSLLTNLSVLLCFTQSAELRSHVPGIFILNLSFSNILLTVVNMPATFLGVAESAKPFGDLFCQAVSFAETFLTTNAMLSMAALSMDRWIAVVFPLSYSSKMRYRDALLIVAYSWLQSLTFSLTQLLMDWGGYSHTYASCTVHLDGEQRSQLAAYATFTALFHCSSFALCLLVLCFAYLKVLRVARSHCKRIDVITVQTLLLLVDIHPSVKERCLAEQKKRRQRATKKICVFIGSFILCFSPYVITRLVELLPSVHIPRYWGIAAKCLSYAKTSSDPFVYCLLRHQYRKVLVSIISRVLRKDQYLLSAHSMSSTLDTADDNCIARIT; translated from the exons ATGAGCATTCCGGAGTTCCTACTGGAAGTGTCCATCGTGGTGATAGCTGTTGTCTCGTTGTtaacaaacttgtcagtgctgctaTGTTTCACCCAGAGCGCCGAGTTAAGATCACACGTGCCAGGCATCTTCATCCTAAACCTCTCCTTCTCCAACATCCTGCTCACTGTCGTCAACATGCCCGCCACGTTTCTCGGGGTGGCCGAAAGCGCAAAGCCCTTCGGCGACTTGTTCTGTCAAGCTGTCAGTTTCGCCGAGACTTTTCTCACCACCAACGCGATGCTGAGCATGGCCGCGCTCAGCATGGACAGGTGGATCGCGGTGGTGTTTCCCCTGAGTTACTCCAGCAAGATGCGCTATAGGGACGCTTTACTGATCGTGGCGTACTCCTGGCTGCAGTCTCTCACCTTCTCTCTGACCCAGCTGCTGATGGACTGGGGAGGTTACAGCCACACGTACGCCTCGTGCACCGTTCACCTGGACGGGGAGCAGAGGTCGCAGCTGGCCGCCTATGCGACCTTCACGGCGCTgttccactgcagcagctttgcGCTCTGCCTCCTCGTCCTGTGCTTCGCCTACCTGAAAGTTCTGCGAGTGGCCAGGTCCCACTGCAAGCGGATAGATGTCATCACAGTGCAGACTCTGCTTCTGCTGGTTGATATTCACCCCAG tgtgaaggAGAGGTGTCTGGctgaacagaagaagaggaggcagcgTGCCACTAAAAAGATCTGCGTCTTCATCGGCTCCTTCATCCTCTGCTTTTCACCCTATGTTATAACAAG GTTGGTGGAGTTGTTGCCCTCTGTGCACATCCCCCGGTACTGGGGCATCGCTGCCAAATGTCTGTCCTATGCCAAGACGTCCAGCGACCCCTTCGTCTACTGTCTGCTGCGGCACCAGTACAGAAAGGTCCTGGTTAGCATCATCAGCCGGGTTCTGAGAAAGGATCAGTACTTGCTGTCTGCCCACAGCATGAGCAGCACACTGGACACCGCAGATGACAACTGTATTGCCAGAATTACCTGA